The following are encoded in a window of Saccharothrix longispora genomic DNA:
- the gyrB gene encoding DNA topoisomerase (ATP-hydrolyzing) subunit B, whose protein sequence is MAAKNEYSASSITVLEGLEAVRKRPGMYIGSTGERGLHHLIQEVVDNSVDEAMAGYATVVDVTLLANGGVRVIDDGRGIPVAMHPVEKRPTLEVVLTKLHAGGKFDSDSYAVSGGLHGVGISVVNALSTAVDVEVKRDGFTWNQRFENTKPAHELTKGEATDETGTTITFWADPEIFETTEYNIETISRRLQEMAFLNKGLTIILRDERVVDADAEADAEGHVAAVKERVFHYPGGLEDFVRHINHTREAVHQKVVSFEAKGEDLEVEVAMQWNTGYTPSVYTFANTINTHEGGTHEEGFRAALTRVVNEYARDKKLLKEKDSNLTGDDIREGLAAIISVKLKEPQFEGQTKTKLGNSEAKSFVQKSTNEHLADWFERHPNEAKTIVTKSVSSAQARIAARKARELVRRKGALDIGGLPGKLKDCRSTNPEECEIYVVEGDSAGGSAKEGRDSMFQAILPIRGKIINVEKARIDRVLKNNEVQSLITAFGTGIHEDFDLAKLRYHKIVLMADADVDGQHIRTLLLTLLFRFMRPLIEHGHVYLAQPPLYKIKWQRADPEYAYSDRERDGLVQAGLAAGKKIGKDDNIQRYKGLGEMNASELWETTMDPAHRVLLQVTMDDAATADELFSVLMGEDVEARRSFITRNAKGVRFLDV, encoded by the coding sequence GTGGCAGCCAAGAATGAGTACAGCGCGTCCTCGATCACCGTCCTGGAAGGGCTGGAGGCGGTTCGCAAGCGGCCCGGCATGTACATCGGGTCCACCGGCGAGCGCGGTCTCCACCACCTGATCCAGGAGGTCGTGGACAACTCCGTCGACGAGGCCATGGCCGGTTACGCGACCGTGGTCGACGTGACCCTGCTGGCCAACGGCGGCGTCCGGGTCATCGACGACGGCCGCGGCATCCCGGTGGCCATGCACCCGGTGGAGAAGCGGCCGACGCTCGAGGTCGTGCTCACCAAGCTGCACGCCGGCGGCAAGTTCGACAGCGACTCCTACGCGGTGTCCGGCGGCCTGCACGGCGTGGGCATCTCCGTGGTGAACGCGTTGTCCACCGCGGTCGACGTCGAGGTCAAGCGCGACGGTTTCACGTGGAACCAGCGCTTCGAGAACACCAAGCCCGCCCACGAGCTCACCAAGGGCGAGGCGACCGACGAGACCGGCACGACGATCACCTTCTGGGCGGACCCGGAGATCTTCGAGACGACCGAGTACAACATCGAGACGATCTCGCGCCGCCTCCAGGAGATGGCCTTCCTGAACAAGGGCCTCACGATCATCCTGCGCGACGAGCGCGTGGTGGACGCCGACGCCGAGGCCGACGCCGAGGGCCACGTGGCCGCGGTGAAGGAGCGCGTCTTCCACTACCCCGGTGGTCTGGAGGACTTCGTCCGCCACATCAACCACACGCGCGAGGCCGTCCACCAGAAGGTCGTCTCGTTCGAGGCGAAGGGCGAGGACCTCGAGGTCGAGGTCGCGATGCAGTGGAACACCGGCTACACGCCCTCGGTCTACACCTTCGCCAACACGATCAACACGCACGAGGGCGGCACCCACGAGGAGGGCTTCCGCGCCGCGCTGACCCGCGTGGTCAACGAGTACGCGCGCGACAAGAAGCTGCTCAAGGAGAAGGACTCGAACCTCACCGGCGACGACATCCGCGAGGGCCTGGCCGCGATCATCTCGGTCAAGCTCAAGGAGCCGCAGTTCGAGGGCCAGACGAAGACCAAGCTGGGCAACAGCGAGGCCAAGTCGTTCGTGCAGAAGTCGACGAACGAGCACCTGGCCGACTGGTTCGAGCGTCACCCGAACGAGGCGAAGACGATCGTCACCAAGTCGGTGTCGTCCGCGCAGGCCCGCATCGCCGCCCGCAAGGCCCGCGAACTGGTGCGCCGCAAGGGCGCCCTCGACATCGGCGGCCTGCCCGGCAAGCTCAAGGACTGCCGCTCCACCAACCCGGAGGAGTGCGAGATCTACGTCGTGGAGGGCGACTCCGCGGGCGGCTCGGCCAAGGAGGGCCGCGACTCCATGTTCCAGGCGATCCTGCCGATCCGCGGCAAGATCATCAACGTGGAGAAGGCGCGCATCGACCGCGTGCTGAAGAACAACGAGGTCCAGTCGCTGATCACCGCGTTCGGCACCGGCATCCACGAGGACTTCGACCTCGCCAAGCTGAGGTACCACAAGATCGTGCTGATGGCCGACGCCGACGTCGACGGCCAGCACATCCGCACCCTGCTGCTGACCCTGCTGTTCCGCTTCATGCGCCCGCTGATCGAGCACGGCCACGTGTACCTCGCGCAGCCGCCGCTCTACAAGATCAAGTGGCAGCGCGCGGACCCGGAGTACGCCTACTCCGACCGCGAGCGCGACGGCCTGGTCCAGGCCGGCCTCGCCGCCGGCAAGAAGATCGGCAAGGACGACAACATCCAGCGCTACAAGGGCCTAGGCGAGATGAACGCCTCCGAGCTGTGGGAGACGACCATGGACCCGGCCCACCGGGTGCTGCTCCAGGTGACCATGGACGACGCCGCCACCGCCGACGAGCTGTTCAGCGTGCTGATGGGCGAGGACGTGGAAGCCCGCCGCTCGTTCATCACCCGCAACGCCAAGGGTGTGCGGTTCCTCGACGTCTGA
- a CDS encoding DUF3566 domain-containing protein: protein MTPPEKPEDKTAVITRPGVEPKPAEGAEKPAVAASEVSEQSETPSGAADGKGAPDRAQEKDDHHTAAPPPWARVTSDQQYGEAQQVGPADLIAPPEQRTTEVPSPGYPANDPDTVAVARPVVPGSAAPGGARTQVNLGQNGRPAGTGSASSRRPGRGPRRASLQVKRVDPWSVLKLALVLSVALFFVWLVAVGVLYGVLNGMGVWDKINNTANDLLQGNEPSGDPLISAGRVFGVAAIVGAVNIVLFTALATVGSFVYNVSADLAGGLEVTLSERE, encoded by the coding sequence GTGACCCCACCCGAGAAGCCAGAGGACAAGACCGCGGTGATCACCCGGCCCGGCGTGGAGCCGAAGCCGGCCGAGGGCGCCGAGAAGCCGGCGGTCGCCGCCTCGGAGGTGTCCGAGCAGTCCGAGACGCCGTCGGGCGCGGCGGACGGCAAGGGCGCCCCGGACAGGGCGCAGGAGAAGGACGACCACCACACCGCCGCGCCCCCGCCGTGGGCGAGGGTGACGAGCGACCAGCAGTACGGCGAGGCGCAGCAGGTCGGTCCGGCCGACTTGATCGCCCCGCCGGAGCAGCGGACGACCGAGGTGCCGTCGCCGGGGTACCCGGCGAACGACCCGGACACGGTCGCGGTCGCCCGACCGGTGGTGCCCGGTTCGGCCGCCCCCGGCGGGGCGCGCACGCAGGTGAACCTCGGGCAGAACGGCCGGCCGGCCGGTACGGGGTCGGCGTCGTCCCGCCGCCCCGGTCGCGGGCCCCGGCGGGCGAGCCTCCAGGTCAAGCGGGTCGACCCGTGGTCGGTGCTGAAGCTCGCGCTGGTGCTGAGCGTGGCGCTGTTCTTCGTGTGGCTGGTGGCGGTCGGCGTGCTGTACGGCGTGCTGAACGGCATGGGCGTGTGGGACAAGATCAACAACACCGCCAACGACCTGCTCCAGGGCAACGAGCCGAGCGGTGACCCGCTGATCAGCGCGGGTCGCGTGTTCGGCGTGGCGGCCATCGTGGGCGCCGTGAACATCGTGCTGTTCACGGCGCTCGCGACCGTCGGTTCGTTCGTCTACAACGTGTCGGCCGACCTCGCGGGCGGCCTGGAAGTGACCCTCTCCGAGAGGGAGTGA
- a CDS encoding DUF2020 domain-containing protein has protein sequence MNRVLLTALPSLLVLGALAACGTAGPTAATPATTSSAAAVTTTTPAGPPPAPEPTGDGQCPYLGTSVVQEANGQIVRKVRLSADQPDPACFFYADGTEVQLSVWVFHGDPATAEAVVDRATPVADSNPAAEPAGWEGGSLSTDTGAVYAVAKGGDAVVVTSNQKQTIKARQIVKAVVANLGL, from the coding sequence ATGAACCGAGTGCTGCTCACCGCCCTGCCCTCCCTGCTGGTCCTCGGCGCGCTCGCCGCGTGCGGCACCGCCGGACCGACCGCGGCCACACCCGCGACCACCAGCAGCGCAGCGGCGGTCACGACGACCACGCCCGCAGGCCCGCCCCCCGCGCCGGAGCCGACCGGCGACGGCCAGTGCCCGTACCTGGGGACCTCCGTCGTGCAGGAGGCCAACGGGCAGATCGTGCGCAAGGTCAGGCTGTCGGCCGACCAGCCGGACCCGGCCTGCTTCTTCTACGCCGACGGCACCGAGGTCCAGCTGTCGGTGTGGGTGTTCCACGGCGACCCGGCGACGGCGGAGGCCGTGGTGGACCGCGCCACGCCGGTGGCCGACTCCAACCCCGCGGCGGAACCCGCCGGCTGGGAGGGCGGCTCGCTGTCCACCGACACGGGTGCGGTGTACGCGGTGGCGAAGGGCGGCGACGCGGTCGTGGTGACCAGCAACCAGAAGCAGACGATCAAGGCCCGCCAGATCGTCAAGGCGGTCGTGGCGAACCTGGGCCTCTAG
- the gyrA gene encoding DNA gyrase subunit A translates to MSETTLPPATGGDRTELRDIQQEMQNSYIDYAMSVIVGRALPDVRDGLKPVHVRVLYSMFDSGFRPDRSYNKCARVVGDVMGNYHPHGDSAIYDALVRLAQPWALRYPLIDGQGNFGSQGNDPAAAMRYTECRLTPLAMQMLADIEEDTVDFRDNYDGRIQEPTVLPSRVPNLLINGSAGIAVGMATNIPPHNLREVADGVFWALDNPDASDEETLEAMIERIKGPDFPTHGLILGNSGIQDAYRTGRGSVKMRAVVEIDEDAKGRTILVVTELPYQVNPDNLVENIATLVRDQKLTGIANIADETNRRIGMRIVITLKRDAVAKVVLNNLYKHTQLQYSFGVNMLSLVDGIPRTLRLDQMIRHYVKHQIEVIVRRTRFRLRKAEERAHLWRGLVKALDQLDAVIALIRRSPTPDLARTGLMELLEVDELQANAILEMQLRRLAALERQKIIDQLAEIELEIADLQDILDKPERQRAIVREELLAIVEKHGDDRRTRIVPFDGDVSMEDLIAVEDVVVTITRTGYAKRTKTDLYRSQKRGGKGVQGAQLKQDDIVQHFFVCSTHDWILFFTNKGRVYRAKAYELPEANRNARGQHVANLLAFQPEEEIAQVIQIKNYGVAPYLVLATKKGLVKKSKLSDFDSNRSGGLIGINLRDDDELVGAVLCSAEDDLQLISADGQSIRFHASDEALRPMGRATSGVLGMRFNTGDELLSVGVVQEGLFVLVATDGGYAKRTPIEDYPVQGRGGKGVLTIQHDRRRGRLVGALIVDVDDELYAITSSGGVIRTSAKEVRKAGRQTKGVRLMNLGEGTTLIAVARNADESVDVPTGDEVRSADPVDGNPDTGPVDSGSTTTDTAVDAAVDGTDDEQAGPAN, encoded by the coding sequence GTGAGCGAGACGACGCTGCCCCCGGCGACCGGGGGGGACCGCACGGAGTTGCGGGACATCCAGCAGGAGATGCAGAACTCGTACATCGACTACGCGATGAGCGTGATCGTCGGACGAGCGCTGCCCGACGTGCGCGACGGCCTCAAGCCCGTGCACGTGCGCGTCCTGTACTCGATGTTCGACTCCGGCTTCCGCCCGGACCGCAGCTACAACAAGTGCGCCCGCGTCGTGGGCGACGTGATGGGCAACTACCACCCGCACGGCGACTCGGCGATCTACGACGCGCTGGTCCGCCTGGCCCAGCCGTGGGCCCTGCGGTACCCGCTGATCGACGGCCAGGGGAACTTCGGCTCCCAGGGCAACGACCCGGCCGCCGCGATGCGTTACACGGAGTGCCGGCTCACCCCGTTGGCCATGCAGATGCTGGCCGACATCGAGGAAGACACCGTCGACTTCCGCGACAACTACGACGGTCGCATCCAGGAGCCGACGGTCCTCCCGTCGCGCGTGCCCAACCTGCTGATCAACGGCAGCGCGGGCATCGCGGTCGGCATGGCCACCAACATCCCGCCGCACAACCTGCGCGAGGTCGCGGACGGCGTGTTCTGGGCGCTGGACAACCCCGACGCCTCCGACGAGGAGACGTTGGAGGCGATGATCGAGCGGATCAAGGGGCCGGACTTCCCGACCCACGGCCTGATCCTCGGCAACTCCGGCATCCAGGACGCCTACCGCACCGGCCGCGGCTCGGTGAAGATGCGCGCGGTCGTCGAGATCGACGAGGACGCCAAGGGCCGCACGATCCTGGTCGTCACCGAGCTGCCGTACCAGGTGAACCCGGACAACCTGGTGGAGAACATCGCCACCCTGGTCCGCGACCAGAAGCTCACCGGCATCGCGAACATCGCCGACGAGACGAACCGCCGCATCGGCATGCGCATCGTGATCACGCTCAAGCGCGACGCGGTGGCCAAGGTCGTGCTGAACAACCTCTACAAGCACACCCAGTTGCAGTACTCGTTCGGCGTGAACATGCTGTCGCTGGTCGACGGCATCCCGCGCACGTTGCGCCTGGACCAGATGATCCGGCACTACGTGAAGCACCAGATCGAGGTCATCGTCCGGCGCACCCGCTTCCGGCTGCGCAAGGCCGAGGAGCGGGCCCACCTGTGGCGCGGCCTGGTCAAGGCGCTCGACCAGCTCGACGCGGTGATCGCCCTGATCCGCCGGTCGCCGACGCCCGACCTGGCGCGGACGGGCCTGATGGAGCTGCTGGAGGTCGACGAGCTCCAGGCCAACGCGATCCTGGAGATGCAGCTCCGCCGCCTGGCGGCCCTGGAGCGGCAGAAGATCATCGACCAACTGGCCGAGATCGAGCTGGAGATCGCCGACCTCCAGGACATCCTGGACAAGCCGGAGCGGCAGCGCGCCATCGTGCGCGAGGAGCTGCTGGCGATCGTCGAGAAGCACGGCGACGACCGGCGCACCAGGATCGTGCCGTTCGACGGCGACGTGTCGATGGAAGACCTCATCGCGGTCGAGGACGTCGTCGTCACGATCACCCGCACGGGTTACGCGAAGCGCACGAAGACCGACCTGTACCGCTCGCAGAAGCGCGGCGGCAAGGGCGTCCAGGGCGCCCAGCTCAAGCAGGACGACATCGTCCAGCACTTCTTCGTGTGCTCGACGCACGACTGGATCCTGTTCTTCACCAACAAGGGCCGGGTGTACCGGGCCAAGGCGTACGAGCTGCCCGAGGCCAACCGCAACGCCCGCGGCCAGCACGTGGCGAACCTCCTGGCGTTCCAGCCGGAGGAGGAGATCGCCCAGGTCATCCAGATCAAGAACTACGGGGTCGCGCCGTACCTGGTGCTCGCCACCAAGAAGGGCCTGGTCAAGAAGTCGAAGCTGTCCGACTTCGACTCGAACCGGTCCGGCGGCCTGATCGGCATCAACCTGCGCGACGACGACGAGCTGGTCGGCGCGGTGCTGTGCTCGGCGGAGGACGACCTCCAGCTGATCTCGGCCGACGGGCAGTCCATCCGGTTCCACGCGAGCGACGAGGCGCTGCGCCCGATGGGCCGGGCGACCTCGGGCGTGCTGGGCATGCGCTTCAACACCGGCGACGAGCTGCTCTCGGTGGGTGTCGTCCAAGAGGGTCTGTTTGTTTTGGTGGCCACTGACGGTGGGTACGCCAAGCGCACTCCGATCGAGGACTACCCGGTGCAGGGGCGAGGTGGCAAGGGTGTGCTGACAATCCAGCACGACCGCAGGCGTGGGAGGCTTGTGGGCGCGCTCATCGTCGACGTCGATGACGAGCTGTACGCCATCACCTCCTCCGGCGGGGTCATCAGGACCAGCGCCAAGGAGGTGCGCAAGGCCGGTCGGCAGACGAAGGGCGTTCGGCTGATGAACCTCGGCGAGGGGACCACCTTGATCGCGGTGGCGCGCAACGCCGACGAGTCCGTGGACGTCCCCACTGGTGACGAGGTCCGCTCGGCCGACCCGGTGGACGGGAACCCCGACACCGGTCCCGTCGACAGCGGTTCCACCACCACCGACACCGCCGTCGACGCCGCCGTCGACGGGACCGACGACGAGCAGGCCGGACCTGCCAACTAG
- the recF gene encoding DNA replication/repair protein RecF (All proteins in this family for which functions are known are DNA-binding proteins that assist the filamentation of RecA onto DNA for the initiation of recombination or recombinational repair.) has product MYVRHLQVTDFRSWEHADLAFEPGVSVLVGRNGQGKTNLVEALGYVATLGSHRVATDAPLVRHGASRAVVRTAVVNEGRELLVELEVTPGRANRARINRGPVPRPRDVLGILRTVLFAPEDLALVRGDPGERRRFLDELLTTRSPRYAGVRGDYDRVLRQRGALLKTVRASRNADLGTLDVWDGHLARHGAELLAGRLDLVSDIAPHVAAAYAEVAPESRPARVAYRSSLGEAFPGVHDREVLEDALLAELHRVRPQEVDRGVCLVGPHRDDLELFLGELPAKGYASHGESWSFALALRLGGYELLRAEAAEPVLVLDDVFAELDRGRRRQLAKVAAAAEQVLITAAVEEDVPEELEGARFEVAHGEVRRV; this is encoded by the coding sequence TTGTACGTCCGGCACCTCCAGGTCACCGACTTCAGGTCGTGGGAGCACGCCGACCTGGCGTTCGAGCCGGGCGTGAGCGTGCTGGTCGGGCGCAACGGCCAGGGCAAGACGAACCTGGTCGAGGCGTTGGGCTACGTGGCCACCCTGGGTTCCCACCGGGTGGCCACGGACGCGCCGCTGGTCCGGCACGGCGCCTCGCGCGCCGTGGTCCGGACGGCGGTGGTCAACGAGGGGCGCGAGCTGCTGGTCGAGCTGGAGGTCACGCCGGGCAGGGCGAACCGGGCGCGGATCAACCGCGGCCCCGTGCCGCGCCCGCGCGACGTGCTGGGCATCCTGCGCACGGTGCTGTTCGCGCCGGAGGACCTGGCGCTGGTGCGCGGCGACCCCGGTGAGCGGCGGCGGTTCCTCGACGAGCTGCTCACCACCCGCTCGCCCCGGTACGCGGGCGTGCGCGGCGACTACGACCGGGTGCTGCGGCAGCGGGGCGCCCTGCTGAAGACGGTGCGCGCGAGCCGCAACGCCGACCTCGGCACCCTCGACGTGTGGGACGGCCACCTGGCCCGGCACGGCGCGGAACTGCTGGCCGGCCGGCTCGACCTGGTCTCGGACATCGCGCCGCACGTGGCCGCGGCGTACGCGGAGGTCGCGCCGGAGTCGCGGCCGGCGCGGGTCGCGTACCGGTCGAGCCTGGGCGAGGCGTTCCCGGGGGTGCACGACCGCGAGGTGCTGGAGGACGCGCTGCTCGCCGAGCTGCACCGGGTGCGGCCGCAGGAGGTCGACCGGGGCGTGTGCCTGGTCGGGCCGCACCGCGACGACCTGGAGCTGTTCCTCGGCGAGCTGCCGGCGAAGGGCTACGCGAGCCACGGCGAGTCGTGGTCGTTCGCGCTGGCGCTGCGGCTCGGCGGGTACGAGCTGCTGCGGGCGGAGGCGGCCGAGCCGGTGCTCGTGCTGGACGACGTGTTCGCCGAGCTGGACCGCGGCCGGCGTCGGCAGCTGGCGAAGGTGGCGGCCGCCGCGGAGCAGGTGCTGATCACCGCGGCCGTCGAGGAGGACGTGCCGGAGGAACTCGAGGGCGCGCGGTTCGAGGTCGCCCACGGTGAGGTGCGCCGTGTCTGA
- a CDS encoding DoxX family protein, which yields MNVLDRGRDHAIAVFRIVVGVLFMCHGAQKLFGVLGSKGAVSITDWPAGPAGLIEFVGGALIVIGLGTRVAALISSGAMAYAYFVVHQPAGLLPIQNKGELAAVYAWVFLLLAFTGPGSWAVDKVIASRRRQEHTLVNA from the coding sequence ATGAACGTTCTTGACCGCGGTCGCGACCACGCAATCGCCGTGTTCCGGATCGTCGTCGGCGTGTTGTTCATGTGCCACGGCGCGCAGAAGTTGTTCGGCGTGCTGGGCTCGAAGGGTGCTGTGTCGATCACCGATTGGCCTGCCGGGCCGGCCGGGCTGATCGAGTTCGTCGGTGGCGCGCTGATCGTCATCGGCCTCGGCACCCGCGTCGCCGCGCTGATCTCGTCCGGGGCAATGGCCTACGCGTACTTCGTGGTGCACCAGCCCGCCGGGCTACTGCCCATCCAGAACAAGGGCGAGCTCGCCGCGGTGTACGCGTGGGTGTTCCTGCTGCTGGCGTTCACCGGTCCCGGCTCGTGGGCCGTGGACAAGGTGATCGCCTCTCGGCGCAGGCAGGAGCACACCCTCGTGAACGCGTAG
- the dnaN gene encoding DNA polymerase III subunit beta, whose amino-acid sequence MKIRVERDGLADAVAWVARSLPSRPPVPVLGGVLLDAGAEDGSGEALTVSGFDYEVSAQCGVPATIADGGKALVSGRLLADITKALPNHPVEIAVDGSRMTISCGSARFSLPTMPVEDYPQLPSMPQLAGELPGEVFGEAVSQVAVAAGKDDTLPMLTGVRLEIGEGKLTLVATDRFRLAMREFPWEPNAGLGEVAVLVPAKTLNDSAKTLGASGAKVQLSLAANDGLLGLSGTGRRTTTRLLDADFPKYRQLLPSEHSAAAVIEVDALVQAIKRVSLVAERGTQVRLEFVEAGLRLSAGGDDEGSAEEELPVQYDGDPVTIAFNPNYLLEGLQAVRTPRAHLSFTTPSRPALLKPVDEDGNVAPGYLYLLMPVRLPG is encoded by the coding sequence ATGAAGATCCGCGTCGAGCGCGACGGCCTGGCCGACGCCGTCGCCTGGGTCGCCCGCAGCCTGCCGTCCAGGCCGCCCGTCCCGGTGCTCGGCGGCGTCCTGCTGGACGCGGGTGCGGAGGACGGTTCGGGCGAGGCGCTCACCGTCTCCGGCTTCGACTACGAGGTGTCCGCCCAGTGCGGCGTCCCGGCCACCATCGCCGACGGCGGCAAGGCGCTCGTCTCGGGCCGCCTGCTGGCCGACATCACCAAGGCGCTGCCGAACCACCCGGTCGAGATCGCGGTGGACGGCTCCCGGATGACCATCTCGTGCGGCAGCGCCCGGTTCTCCCTGCCGACGATGCCGGTCGAGGACTACCCGCAGCTGCCGTCCATGCCGCAGCTCGCCGGCGAGCTGCCCGGCGAGGTCTTCGGCGAGGCCGTCTCCCAGGTGGCGGTCGCGGCGGGCAAGGACGACACCCTGCCGATGCTGACCGGCGTGCGGCTGGAGATCGGGGAGGGCAAGCTGACCCTCGTGGCCACCGACCGCTTCCGCCTCGCGATGCGCGAGTTCCCGTGGGAGCCGAACGCCGGGCTCGGCGAGGTCGCCGTCCTCGTGCCGGCCAAGACCCTGAACGACTCCGCGAAGACGCTCGGCGCGTCCGGCGCGAAGGTCCAGCTGTCGCTCGCCGCCAACGACGGGCTGCTCGGCCTGTCCGGCACGGGCCGCCGCACGACCACCCGCCTGCTCGACGCCGACTTCCCGAAGTACCGCCAGCTGCTGCCCAGCGAGCACTCGGCCGCCGCCGTCATCGAGGTCGACGCCCTGGTGCAGGCGATCAAGCGCGTGTCGCTGGTCGCCGAGCGCGGCACGCAGGTCCGGCTGGAGTTCGTCGAGGCGGGCCTGCGCCTGTCGGCCGGCGGCGACGACGAGGGCAGCGCCGAGGAGGAGCTGCCGGTCCAGTACGACGGCGACCCGGTGACCATCGCGTTCAACCCGAACTACCTGCTCGAAGGCCTCCAGGCGGTGCGCACCCCGCGCGCCCACTTGTCGTTCACCACACCCAGTCGCCCCGCGCTCCTCAAGCCGGTGGACGAGGATGGGAACGTGGCGCCGGGCTACCTGTACCTGTTGATGCCCGTGCGCCTGCCCGGCTGA
- the gnd gene encoding phosphogluconate dehydrogenase (NAD(+)-dependent, decarboxylating), producing the protein MQLGLVGLGKMGFNMRERIRRAGHEVVGYDRNPDVTDAESLADMVGRLSAPRVVWVMVPAGDITRQTIADLGDLLDEGDLVIDGGNSRFTDDTENAQALKAKGVHYMDAGVSGGVWGLEVGYGLMVGGEPEDVERAMPIFDALRPEGPREEGFAHAGPVGAGHFAKMVHNGIEYGLMQAYAEGFELLEASELVQDVPATIKAWQRGTVVRSWLLDLLVRALESDPELDDLRGHVEDSGEGRWTVEEAIKHAVPAPVISAALFARFASRQDDSPAMRAVAALRNQFGGHAVVTAGPSSGSGSTQS; encoded by the coding sequence GTGCAGCTCGGACTCGTCGGCCTCGGCAAGATGGGCTTCAACATGCGCGAGCGCATCCGCCGCGCGGGGCACGAGGTGGTCGGCTACGACCGCAACCCGGACGTCACCGACGCCGAGTCGCTCGCCGACATGGTGGGCAGGCTCAGCGCGCCGCGCGTGGTGTGGGTGATGGTGCCCGCCGGCGACATCACCCGGCAGACCATCGCCGACCTGGGTGACCTGCTCGACGAGGGCGACCTCGTCATCGACGGCGGCAACTCGCGCTTCACCGACGACACGGAGAACGCCCAGGCGCTCAAGGCCAAGGGCGTGCACTACATGGACGCCGGCGTGTCCGGTGGCGTGTGGGGCCTGGAGGTCGGCTACGGCCTGATGGTCGGCGGCGAGCCCGAGGACGTCGAGCGGGCCATGCCGATCTTCGACGCGCTGCGCCCCGAGGGGCCGCGCGAGGAGGGCTTCGCGCACGCGGGCCCGGTCGGCGCCGGCCACTTCGCGAAGATGGTCCACAACGGCATCGAGTACGGCCTGATGCAGGCGTACGCCGAGGGCTTCGAGCTGCTGGAGGCGTCCGAGCTGGTGCAGGACGTGCCGGCGACGATCAAGGCGTGGCAGCGCGGCACGGTCGTCCGCTCGTGGCTGCTGGACCTGCTGGTCCGCGCGCTGGAGTCGGACCCCGAGCTGGACGACCTGCGCGGCCACGTCGAGGATTCCGGCGAGGGCCGGTGGACGGTCGAGGAGGCGATCAAGCACGCGGTGCCCGCGCCGGTGATCTCCGCCGCGCTGTTCGCCCGGTTCGCGTCGCGCCAGGACGACTCGCCCGCCATGCGCGCGGTCGCGGCGCTGCGCAACCAGTTCGGCGGCCACGCCGTGGTGACCGCGGGTCCTTCGTCCGGTTCCGGCTCCACGCAGAGCTGA
- a CDS encoding DUF721 domain-containing protein: MSTAEVAGSGGLRGSDLARAALEAARASAKERGVRGVRKGAAGATGRRRRRRWSGPGPDDRDPQPLGRLAARIAADRGWVERLAGGQVFARWPKLVGEELAEHARPVAFENGELTVQADSTAWATQLRLLQRELIKRIAAGVGNGVVTSLKVQGPAAPNWRFGPRHAPGRGPRDTYG; the protein is encoded by the coding sequence ATGTCCACAGCTGAAGTCGCTGGATCGGGTGGACTGCGGGGGTCGGACCTGGCACGGGCCGCGCTCGAAGCCGCCCGTGCGTCGGCCAAGGAACGCGGCGTGCGGGGTGTCCGGAAGGGCGCGGCCGGCGCCACCGGGCGTCGGCGCAGGCGCCGCTGGTCGGGACCGGGCCCGGACGACCGTGACCCGCAGCCCCTCGGCAGGCTGGCCGCGCGGATCGCCGCCGACCGGGGCTGGGTGGAGCGGCTGGCGGGCGGCCAGGTGTTCGCGCGCTGGCCGAAGCTGGTGGGGGAGGAGCTGGCCGAGCACGCCCGGCCGGTCGCGTTCGAGAACGGCGAGCTGACCGTGCAGGCCGACTCGACGGCGTGGGCGACCCAGCTGCGGCTGCTCCAGCGCGAGCTCATCAAGCGCATCGCGGCGGGCGTCGGCAACGGCGTCGTGACCAGCCTGAAGGTGCAGGGCCCGGCGGCGCCCAACTGGCGCTTCGGCCCCAGGCACGCCCCAGGCCGAGGGCCGCGTGACACCTACGGGTGA